A single genomic interval of Arthrobacter sp. NicSoilB8 harbors:
- the lepB gene encoding signal peptidase I, with the protein MPETEPRTPDPQGQDLPRVTSSAIPDERQPEHSTTRLPQARVDDPHAHDAGRPAGTGAGGAAGTGASAASEGESAAASRADGSDRSGRSDRSVGERSAGPAHAGGHSRRARKAKAREGRSPLFLWLKEVATVVIVAIVLSFLIKTFLFRAFYIPSESMVNTLDVNDRIFVNLLVPQPIALERGDVVVFRDSQGWLAPAEQKTKGPFTWVQDGLTFVGLLPDNSEQHLVKRVIGLPGDHVVCCDAGGQLTVNGAPLNEKYINSAEIPQVRDFDVVVPAGKVWVMGDNRNHSADSRAHMDTNGGFVDEADIEGKAAVIAWPLSRISALDNYPDVFRAVPAPAGK; encoded by the coding sequence ATGCCCGAGACAGAACCGCGCACTCCTGATCCGCAGGGCCAGGACCTGCCCCGGGTTACCTCCTCGGCGATTCCCGACGAGCGGCAGCCCGAGCACTCCACAACCCGGCTGCCCCAGGCCCGGGTCGATGACCCGCACGCCCACGATGCGGGCCGTCCTGCCGGGACCGGTGCGGGCGGTGCTGCCGGGACCGGTGCCAGCGCGGCGTCAGAGGGCGAAAGCGCCGCGGCATCGCGTGCCGACGGCTCCGACCGGTCCGGCCGGTCCGACCGGTCCGTAGGGGAGCGTTCTGCCGGGCCCGCCCACGCAGGCGGTCACTCCCGGCGCGCCAGGAAGGCCAAAGCCCGGGAAGGGCGCAGCCCGCTCTTCCTGTGGCTGAAAGAGGTGGCCACGGTGGTCATCGTGGCGATCGTGCTGTCCTTCCTGATCAAGACCTTCCTGTTCCGGGCTTTCTACATCCCGTCCGAATCCATGGTCAACACCCTGGATGTCAATGACCGCATCTTCGTCAACCTCCTCGTGCCGCAGCCCATCGCACTTGAACGCGGCGACGTCGTCGTGTTCAGGGACAGCCAGGGCTGGCTCGCCCCCGCCGAGCAGAAGACGAAGGGGCCGTTCACGTGGGTGCAGGACGGGCTGACGTTCGTCGGCCTGCTTCCGGACAACTCGGAACAGCACCTGGTCAAGCGGGTCATCGGTCTCCCCGGAGATCACGTGGTGTGCTGCGACGCGGGCGGGCAGCTCACCGTCAACGGCGCGCCGCTGAACGAGAAGTACATCAACTCCGCGGAGATTCCCCAGGTCCGCGACTTCGACGTCGTCGTGCCGGCCGGCAAGGTCTGGGTCATGGGCGACAACCGCAACCACTCCGCAGATTCCCGCGCACACATGGACACCAACGGCGGCTTCGTCGACGAGGCCGATATCGAAGGCAAGGCTGCCGTCATCGCGTGGCCGCTGAGCAGGATTTCGGCACTGGATAACTATCCGGACGTGTTCCGCGCCGTGCCGGCACCGGCCGGAAAGTAA